A stretch of the Orcinus orca chromosome 1, mOrcOrc1.1, whole genome shotgun sequence genome encodes the following:
- the HES4 gene encoding transcription factor HES-4 isoform X4 gives MTSSCLTDDVTPPALWHHVHWSRDATLPVYDLGRPACLLPSGWCSTSTVSRASCRCCSRRGSDSQAARRPEGPAGSAESRGVRAEARRLLGGASPGSPREFSFQISRGPSSPGSQAAGSARSVPEPGTRGRGAREAVRPARPRPRAARGRTMPADTPGKLRASPRAGAPAGARRTPDQPRSAAEHRKSSKPVMEKRRRARINESLAQLQSLLLDALRKESSRRSKLEKADILELTVKHLQSLRRVQVTAALRADPAVLGKYRAGFHECLAEVNRFLAGCEGVPADVRSRLLGHLATCLARLGPLRRPLPPAPAAEVLAPAVYAGRSPPPAFDGPCPLPRSRAVLAPPFLPGRTGEPLAAPGAAAQGRGAPWRPWLR, from the exons ATGACGTCATCCTGCCTGACTGATGACGTCACTCCGCCCGCCTTGTGGCATCACGTTCACTGGTCCCGTGATGCCACTCTGCCTGTCTACGACCTTGGCCGGCCAGCCTGTCTCCTGCCCAGTGGCTGGTGTTCCACGTCCACTGTGTCACGGGCCTCGTGCAGGTGCTGCAGCCGGCGGGGGTCAGATTCGCAGGCCGCGCGGAGGCCCGAGGGCCCGGCTGGGTCCGCGGAGAGCAGAGGCGTGCGGGCCGAGGCTCGCCGGCTCCTCGGGGGCGCCTCACCCGGTTCCCCTCGCGAGTTCTCCTTTCAGATTTCCCGCGGCCCCAGCTCGCCCGGAAG CCAGGCGGCTGGCAGCGCGCGCTCGGTCCCGGAGCCTGGAACCCGCGGGAGAGGGGCTCGGGAAGCCGTGCGTCCGGCCCGCCCTCGGCCCCGCGCGGCGCGGGGGCGCACCATGCCTGCCGACACCCCGGGGAAGCTGAGGGCCTCGCCGCGGGCGGGAGCGCCGGCCGGTGCCCGCCGGACCCCGGACCAGCCCCGGAGCGCGGCCGAGCACCGGAAG TCCTCCAAGCCCGTCATGGAGAAGCGGCGCCGAGCGCGCATCAACGAGAGCCTCGCTCAGCTCCAGAGCCTCCTCCTGGACGCCCTCAGGAAAGAG AGCTCCCGCCGCTCGAAGCTGGAGAAGGCGGACATTCTGGAGCTGACCGTGAAGCACCTGCAGAGCCTGCGGCGCGTGCAGGTGACAG CCGCCCTCCGCGCCGACCCGGCAGTCCTGGGCAAGTACCGCGCCGGCTTCCACGAGTGTCTGGCCGAGGTGAATCGCTTCCTGGCTGGCTGCGAGGGCGTCCCGGCCGACGTGCGGTCCCGTCTGCTCGGCCATCTGGCGACCTGCCTGGCCCGGCTGGGGCCCTTGCGCCGCCCGCTTCCACCGGCCCCCGCCGCCGAAGTTCTGGCGCCCGCGGTTTACGCGGGCCGCTCGCCGCCGCCAGCCTTCGACGGCCCCTGCCCCTTGCCGCGCTCCAGGGCGGTCTTGGCGCCGCCCTTCCTGCCGGGCCGGACGGGGGAGCCCCTCGCCGCCCCCGGAGCCGCGGCTCAGGGCCGGGGCGCACCCTGGAGGCCGTGGCTGCGGTGA
- the HES4 gene encoding transcription factor HES-4 isoform X5, with protein MPADTPGKLRASPRAGAPAGARRTPDQPRSAAEHRKVGTRPDAVGRSGGERGADARGTQPLPAPQSSKPVMEKRRRARINESLAQLQSLLLDALRKEVSRGREGEIGEPGIPALLRCQPPTPAPPPELPPLEAGEGGHSGADREAPAEPAARAGDSRPPRRPGSPGQVPRRLPRVSGRGESLPGWLRGRPGRRAVPSARPSGDLPGPAGALAPPASTGPRRRSSGARGLRGPLAAASLRRPLPLAALQGGLGAALPAGPDGGAPRRPRSRGSGPGRTLEAVAAVRSRPQNPLRLCQKIFISRDRVGSFVLSSS; from the exons ATGCCTGCCGACACCCCGGGGAAGCTGAGGGCCTCGCCGCGGGCGGGAGCGCCGGCCGGTGCCCGCCGGACCCCGGACCAGCCCCGGAGCGCGGCCGAGCACCGGAAGGTGGGGACCCGGCCGGACGCGGTTGGCAGGAGCgggggggagaggggagctgACGCCCGGGGGACTCAGCCGCTGCCGGCCCCGCAGTCCTCCAAGCCCGTCATGGAGAAGCGGCGCCGAGCGCGCATCAACGAGAGCCTCGCTCAGCTCCAGAGCCTCCTCCTGGACGCCCTCAGGAAAGAGGTGAGTCGGGGGCGGGAGGGCGAGATCGGGGAGCCTGGAATCCCGGCTCTCCTGCGCTGCCAGCCGCCCACACCGGCCCCGCCCCCAGAGCTCCCGCCGCTCGAAGCTGGAGAAGGCGGACATTCTGGAGCTGACCGTGAAGCACCTGCAGAGCCTGCGGCGCGTGCAGGTGACAG CCGCCCTCCGCGCCGACCCGGCAGTCCTGGGCAAGTACCGCGCCGGCTTCCACGAGTGTCTGGCCGAGGTGAATCGCTTCCTGGCTGGCTGCGAGGGCGTCCCGGCCGACGTGCGGTCCCGTCTGCTCGGCCATCTGGCGACCTGCCTGGCCCGGCTGGGGCCCTTGCGCCGCCCGCTTCCACCGGCCCCCGCCGCCGAAGTTCTGGCGCCCGCGGTTTACGCGGGCCGCTCGCCGCCGCCAGCCTTCGACGGCCCCTGCCCCTTGCCGCGCTCCAGGGCGGTCTTGGCGCCGCCCTTCCTGCCGGGCCGGACGGGGGAGCCCCTCGCCGCCCCCGGAGCCGCGGCTCAGGGCCGGGGCGCACCCTGGAGGCCGTGGCTGCGGTGAGGTCGCGGCCCCAGAACCCGCTGAGACTGtgccagaaaatatttatttccagagACCGCGTCGGGAGCTTTGTTTTGTCGTCTTCGTGA
- the HES4 gene encoding transcription factor HES-4 isoform X2, producing MTSSCLTDDVTPPALWHHVHWSRDATLPVYDLGRPACLLPSGWCSTSTVSRASCRCCSRRGSDSQAARRPEGPAGSAESRGVRAEARRLLGGASPGSPREFSFQISRGPSSPGSQAAGSARSVPEPGTRGRGAREAVRPARPRPRAARGRTMPADTPGKLRASPRAGAPAGARRTPDQPRSAAEHRKSSKPVMEKRRRARINESLAQLQSLLLDALRKEVSRGREGEIGEPGIPALLRCQPPTPAPPPELPPLEAGEGGHSGADREAPAEPAARAGDSRPPRRPGSPGQVPRRLPRVSGRGESLPGWLRGRPGRRAVPSARPSGDLPGPAGALAPPASTGPRRRSSGARGLRGPLAAASLRRPLPLAALQGGLGAALPAGPDGGAPRRPRSRGSGPGRTLEAVAAVRSRPQNPLRLCQKIFISRDRVGSFVLSSS from the exons ATGACGTCATCCTGCCTGACTGATGACGTCACTCCGCCCGCCTTGTGGCATCACGTTCACTGGTCCCGTGATGCCACTCTGCCTGTCTACGACCTTGGCCGGCCAGCCTGTCTCCTGCCCAGTGGCTGGTGTTCCACGTCCACTGTGTCACGGGCCTCGTGCAGGTGCTGCAGCCGGCGGGGGTCAGATTCGCAGGCCGCGCGGAGGCCCGAGGGCCCGGCTGGGTCCGCGGAGAGCAGAGGCGTGCGGGCCGAGGCTCGCCGGCTCCTCGGGGGCGCCTCACCCGGTTCCCCTCGCGAGTTCTCCTTTCAGATTTCCCGCGGCCCCAGCTCGCCCGGAAG CCAGGCGGCTGGCAGCGCGCGCTCGGTCCCGGAGCCTGGAACCCGCGGGAGAGGGGCTCGGGAAGCCGTGCGTCCGGCCCGCCCTCGGCCCCGCGCGGCGCGGGGGCGCACCATGCCTGCCGACACCCCGGGGAAGCTGAGGGCCTCGCCGCGGGCGGGAGCGCCGGCCGGTGCCCGCCGGACCCCGGACCAGCCCCGGAGCGCGGCCGAGCACCGGAAG TCCTCCAAGCCCGTCATGGAGAAGCGGCGCCGAGCGCGCATCAACGAGAGCCTCGCTCAGCTCCAGAGCCTCCTCCTGGACGCCCTCAGGAAAGAGGTGAGTCGGGGGCGGGAGGGCGAGATCGGGGAGCCTGGAATCCCGGCTCTCCTGCGCTGCCAGCCGCCCACACCGGCCCCGCCCCCAGAGCTCCCGCCGCTCGAAGCTGGAGAAGGCGGACATTCTGGAGCTGACCGTGAAGCACCTGCAGAGCCTGCGGCGCGTGCAGGTGACAG CCGCCCTCCGCGCCGACCCGGCAGTCCTGGGCAAGTACCGCGCCGGCTTCCACGAGTGTCTGGCCGAGGTGAATCGCTTCCTGGCTGGCTGCGAGGGCGTCCCGGCCGACGTGCGGTCCCGTCTGCTCGGCCATCTGGCGACCTGCCTGGCCCGGCTGGGGCCCTTGCGCCGCCCGCTTCCACCGGCCCCCGCCGCCGAAGTTCTGGCGCCCGCGGTTTACGCGGGCCGCTCGCCGCCGCCAGCCTTCGACGGCCCCTGCCCCTTGCCGCGCTCCAGGGCGGTCTTGGCGCCGCCCTTCCTGCCGGGCCGGACGGGGGAGCCCCTCGCCGCCCCCGGAGCCGCGGCTCAGGGCCGGGGCGCACCCTGGAGGCCGTGGCTGCGGTGAGGTCGCGGCCCCAGAACCCGCTGAGACTGtgccagaaaatatttatttccagagACCGCGTCGGGAGCTTTGTTTTGTCGTCTTCGTGA
- the HES4 gene encoding transcription factor HES-4 isoform X1 yields the protein MTSSCLTDDVTPPALWHHVHWSRDATLPVYDLGRPACLLPSGWCSTSTVSRASCRCCSRRGSDSQAARRPEGPAGSAESRGVRAEARRLLGGASPGSPREFSFQISRGPSSPGSQAAGSARSVPEPGTRGRGAREAVRPARPRPRAARGRTMPADTPGKLRASPRAGAPAGARRTPDQPRSAAEHRKVGTRPDAVGRSGGERGADARGTQPLPAPQSSKPVMEKRRRARINESLAQLQSLLLDALRKEVSRGREGEIGEPGIPALLRCQPPTPAPPPELPPLEAGEGGHSGADREAPAEPAARAGDSRPPRRPGSPGQVPRRLPRVSGRGESLPGWLRGRPGRRAVPSARPSGDLPGPAGALAPPASTGPRRRSSGARGLRGPLAAASLRRPLPLAALQGGLGAALPAGPDGGAPRRPRSRGSGPGRTLEAVAAVRSRPQNPLRLCQKIFISRDRVGSFVLSSS from the exons ATGACGTCATCCTGCCTGACTGATGACGTCACTCCGCCCGCCTTGTGGCATCACGTTCACTGGTCCCGTGATGCCACTCTGCCTGTCTACGACCTTGGCCGGCCAGCCTGTCTCCTGCCCAGTGGCTGGTGTTCCACGTCCACTGTGTCACGGGCCTCGTGCAGGTGCTGCAGCCGGCGGGGGTCAGATTCGCAGGCCGCGCGGAGGCCCGAGGGCCCGGCTGGGTCCGCGGAGAGCAGAGGCGTGCGGGCCGAGGCTCGCCGGCTCCTCGGGGGCGCCTCACCCGGTTCCCCTCGCGAGTTCTCCTTTCAGATTTCCCGCGGCCCCAGCTCGCCCGGAAG CCAGGCGGCTGGCAGCGCGCGCTCGGTCCCGGAGCCTGGAACCCGCGGGAGAGGGGCTCGGGAAGCCGTGCGTCCGGCCCGCCCTCGGCCCCGCGCGGCGCGGGGGCGCACCATGCCTGCCGACACCCCGGGGAAGCTGAGGGCCTCGCCGCGGGCGGGAGCGCCGGCCGGTGCCCGCCGGACCCCGGACCAGCCCCGGAGCGCGGCCGAGCACCGGAAGGTGGGGACCCGGCCGGACGCGGTTGGCAGGAGCgggggggagaggggagctgACGCCCGGGGGACTCAGCCGCTGCCGGCCCCGCAGTCCTCCAAGCCCGTCATGGAGAAGCGGCGCCGAGCGCGCATCAACGAGAGCCTCGCTCAGCTCCAGAGCCTCCTCCTGGACGCCCTCAGGAAAGAGGTGAGTCGGGGGCGGGAGGGCGAGATCGGGGAGCCTGGAATCCCGGCTCTCCTGCGCTGCCAGCCGCCCACACCGGCCCCGCCCCCAGAGCTCCCGCCGCTCGAAGCTGGAGAAGGCGGACATTCTGGAGCTGACCGTGAAGCACCTGCAGAGCCTGCGGCGCGTGCAGGTGACAG CCGCCCTCCGCGCCGACCCGGCAGTCCTGGGCAAGTACCGCGCCGGCTTCCACGAGTGTCTGGCCGAGGTGAATCGCTTCCTGGCTGGCTGCGAGGGCGTCCCGGCCGACGTGCGGTCCCGTCTGCTCGGCCATCTGGCGACCTGCCTGGCCCGGCTGGGGCCCTTGCGCCGCCCGCTTCCACCGGCCCCCGCCGCCGAAGTTCTGGCGCCCGCGGTTTACGCGGGCCGCTCGCCGCCGCCAGCCTTCGACGGCCCCTGCCCCTTGCCGCGCTCCAGGGCGGTCTTGGCGCCGCCCTTCCTGCCGGGCCGGACGGGGGAGCCCCTCGCCGCCCCCGGAGCCGCGGCTCAGGGCCGGGGCGCACCCTGGAGGCCGTGGCTGCGGTGAGGTCGCGGCCCCAGAACCCGCTGAGACTGtgccagaaaatatttatttccagagACCGCGTCGGGAGCTTTGTTTTGTCGTCTTCGTGA
- the HES4 gene encoding transcription factor HES-4 isoform X3, translating into MTSSCLTDDVTPPALWHHVHWSRDATLPVYDLGRPACLLPSGWCSTSTVSRASCRCCSRRGSDSQAARRPEGPAGSAESRGVRAEARRLLGGASPGSPREFSFQISRGPSSPGSQAAGSARSVPEPGTRGRGAREAVRPARPRPRAARGRTMPADTPGKLRASPRAGAPAGARRTPDQPRSAAEHRKVGTRPDAVGRSGGERGADARGTQPLPAPQSSKPVMEKRRRARINESLAQLQSLLLDALRKESSRRSKLEKADILELTVKHLQSLRRVQVTAALRADPAVLGKYRAGFHECLAEVNRFLAGCEGVPADVRSRLLGHLATCLARLGPLRRPLPPAPAAEVLAPAVYAGRSPPPAFDGPCPLPRSRAVLAPPFLPGRTGEPLAAPGAAAQGRGAPWRPWLR; encoded by the exons ATGACGTCATCCTGCCTGACTGATGACGTCACTCCGCCCGCCTTGTGGCATCACGTTCACTGGTCCCGTGATGCCACTCTGCCTGTCTACGACCTTGGCCGGCCAGCCTGTCTCCTGCCCAGTGGCTGGTGTTCCACGTCCACTGTGTCACGGGCCTCGTGCAGGTGCTGCAGCCGGCGGGGGTCAGATTCGCAGGCCGCGCGGAGGCCCGAGGGCCCGGCTGGGTCCGCGGAGAGCAGAGGCGTGCGGGCCGAGGCTCGCCGGCTCCTCGGGGGCGCCTCACCCGGTTCCCCTCGCGAGTTCTCCTTTCAGATTTCCCGCGGCCCCAGCTCGCCCGGAAG CCAGGCGGCTGGCAGCGCGCGCTCGGTCCCGGAGCCTGGAACCCGCGGGAGAGGGGCTCGGGAAGCCGTGCGTCCGGCCCGCCCTCGGCCCCGCGCGGCGCGGGGGCGCACCATGCCTGCCGACACCCCGGGGAAGCTGAGGGCCTCGCCGCGGGCGGGAGCGCCGGCCGGTGCCCGCCGGACCCCGGACCAGCCCCGGAGCGCGGCCGAGCACCGGAAGGTGGGGACCCGGCCGGACGCGGTTGGCAGGAGCgggggggagaggggagctgACGCCCGGGGGACTCAGCCGCTGCCGGCCCCGCAGTCCTCCAAGCCCGTCATGGAGAAGCGGCGCCGAGCGCGCATCAACGAGAGCCTCGCTCAGCTCCAGAGCCTCCTCCTGGACGCCCTCAGGAAAGAG AGCTCCCGCCGCTCGAAGCTGGAGAAGGCGGACATTCTGGAGCTGACCGTGAAGCACCTGCAGAGCCTGCGGCGCGTGCAGGTGACAG CCGCCCTCCGCGCCGACCCGGCAGTCCTGGGCAAGTACCGCGCCGGCTTCCACGAGTGTCTGGCCGAGGTGAATCGCTTCCTGGCTGGCTGCGAGGGCGTCCCGGCCGACGTGCGGTCCCGTCTGCTCGGCCATCTGGCGACCTGCCTGGCCCGGCTGGGGCCCTTGCGCCGCCCGCTTCCACCGGCCCCCGCCGCCGAAGTTCTGGCGCCCGCGGTTTACGCGGGCCGCTCGCCGCCGCCAGCCTTCGACGGCCCCTGCCCCTTGCCGCGCTCCAGGGCGGTCTTGGCGCCGCCCTTCCTGCCGGGCCGGACGGGGGAGCCCCTCGCCGCCCCCGGAGCCGCGGCTCAGGGCCGGGGCGCACCCTGGAGGCCGTGGCTGCGGTGA